One genomic window of Panicum hallii strain FIL2 chromosome 6, PHallii_v3.1, whole genome shotgun sequence includes the following:
- the LOC112896810 gene encoding AFG1-like ATPase, which produces MRPVVRSLRQLRHFTQHHGKRHSSATRLIRQQNALIMCSSTSRSLSTLHRTGEISRFASPGVELMRSMFSTVAADSIKDTGRGGPMAEYKRRIASGELVDGDSFQLDTIQQLQRLYEELIENEEDCQLDRYKSSEKSGRSRWLWSRLITQPSTYAPVKGLYLYGGVGTGKTMLMDLFYEQLPSNWRKRRIHFHDFMLNVHSRLQMHKGVSDPLDVVAAEISDEAIILCLDEFMVTDVADAMILNRLFRQLFSKGVILVSTSNRAPDKLYEGGLQRDLFLPFIDTLKERCIVHPIGSAVDYRQLGSAEQGFYLVGKHYSTLLKQKLQSLNGDEEPRPQTVEVIMGRKLQVPLGANGCAYFPFEDLCDRPLGAADYFGLFKKFHTLALDGVPKFGSSNRTSAYRFVTLVDVMYENKARLLCTAEAGPIELFENIVTVAEAHKISPRSSRSQKSDDPDLCVDNELGFAKDRTISRLTEINSREYLEDFEARLRQHQQQPQPLQAVDNSDVVLA; this is translated from the exons ATGAGACCAGTAGTTCGGTCCCTCCGGCAGCTCCGCCATTTCACCCAGCACCATGGAAAGAGGCACTCATCAGCAACCAGATTGATCAGGCAGCAGAATGCTTTGATCATGTGCAGTTCGACATCCCGTTCACTGAGCACACTACATCGTACTGGTGAAATTAGCCGATTTGCAAGTCCAGGTGTGGAGCTAATGAGGTCCATGTTCTCCACTGTAGCTGCTGATTCAATCAAAG ATACTGGAAGAGGTGGTCCGATGGCGGAATACAAGAGGAGAATAGCATCAGGAGAGCTTGTAGATGGCGATAGCTTTCAG CTTGACACAATTCAACAATTACAAAGGCTATATGAGGAGTTGATTGAGAATGAAGAAGACTGCCAGCTGGATAGATATAAGTCATCTGAGAAATCAGGACG GAGTCGATGGCTATGGTCCCGCCTCATTACCCAGCCTTCTACCTATGCTCCAGTTAAGGGGCTGTACCTGTATGGAGGTGTTGGTACAGGGAAGACCATGCTTATGGACCTGTTCTATGAACAACT GCCATCTAATTGGAGAAAAAGACGTATTCACTTCCATGATTTTATGTTGAATGTACATAGTCGTCTTCAG ATGCATAAAGGAGTTTCAGATCCCCTTGATGTTGTAGCAGCCGAGATTTCAGATGAGGCTATCATATTATGTCTTGATGAGTTTATG GTAACTGACGTTGCAGATGCTATGATTCTGAACCGGCTGTTCAGACAATTGTTCAGCAAAGGCGTT ATTCTTGTTTCGACTTCTAACCGCGCTCCTGATAAGCTTTATGAAGGTGGCTTACAACGGGACCTTTTCTTGCCATTCATTGACACCTTGAAA GAAAGGTGCATCGTGCACCCCATTGGATCTGCAGTAGACTATCGTCAATTGGGTTCT GCTGAGCAAGGTTTCTATTTGGTCGGGAAACATTACAGTACACTTCTGAAACAGAAGCTCCAATCTTTAAATGGAGATGAGGAACCCAGACCACAAACTGTTGAAGTAATTATGGGAAGGAAATTACAG GTTCCCCTTGGAGCAAATGGTTGTGCATATTTTCCATTTGAAGATCTTTGTGATAGACCTTTAGGTGCAGCAGATTACTTTGGACTCTTTA AAAAATTTCACACCCTGGCACTTGATGGGGTTCCAAAGTTTGGATCTAGTAACAGAACATCAGCTTATCGGTTTGTCACACTGGTTGAT GTTATGTATGAGAACAAAGCAAGGTTATTGTGCACAGCCGAGGCAGGACCGATAGAACTGTTTGAGAATATTGTGACTGTTGCTGAAGCACACAAGATTTCACCTAGATCTTCACGCTCACAGAAAAGCGATGACCCTGACCTATGTGTGGACAACGAGCTTGGATTTGCAAAGGATCGTACCATTAGCAG GTTGACAGAGATCAACAGTAGGGAATACTTGGAGGACTTTGAAGCGAGATTGCGGCAGCACCAGCAGCAACCGCAGCCCTTGCAAGCTGTAGATAATTCTGATGTTGTACTAGCATAA